Below is a genomic region from Pseudomonas svalbardensis.
TCTTCTTCGTTGACCAGGCGACCGGCTTCTTCGTCACGCACCAGTTTCAGCGCTTCCTTGACCTTGATCTTGCGGCTTTTCTTTTTGCCCTTGCCCATGTTGGCGAACAGGCTCTGCAGCTGGTTGGTCATCTCCTCCATGCCCGGTGGCGCGGAGATATCGACACCGGCCATTTCGGCGACTTCGATTTCGATCTCTTTGTCATCCAGCTGACCTTCGCGCAGGCGCTTGCGGAACAGCTGACGGGTGTTGGAGTCGGCCGACGGTGCGGCGTCTTCGTTGCTGAAGCCCATGCGTGCCGGTGGCAGCAGGGCGTCGAGGATGCGTTCTTCGGCGGCGTCTTCGGCGCGGTGGCGAACCTTGGTCATTTCCTGTTCGCGCAACAGTTTGATCGCCGCGTCAGCCAGGTCACGAATGATCGATTCAACGTCGCGGCCGACATAACCGACTTCGGTGAACTTGGTTGCTTCGACTTTGATGAACGGCGCATTGGCCAGTTTCGCCAGGCGACGAGCAATCTCGGTTTTACCAACACCGGTCGGGCCGATCATCAGGATGTTCTTGGGGGTCACTTCAACGCGCAGCTCTTCAGGCAGCTGCATCCGGCGCCAGCGGTTACGCAGCGCGATGGCGACGGCGCGCTTGGCATCGTCCTGGCCGATGATATGGCGATTGAGTTCGTGGACGATTTCACGGGGAGTCATGGACATAGTAATTGGCGGTCCTCAAGTAAAAGTGAGCCGTGGCGTGTTGGCCAAAACAGGCTTACTCAGCGAGGTCCTGCTCCTCAATGGTGAAGGTGTGGTTGGTGAATACACAGATGTCGCCGGCGATGCCGAGGGCGGTTTCGACGATTTCCCGGGCCGACAGATCGGTTTTCTTCAGCAGTGCGCTGGCGGCGGCCTGGGCGAAACCGCCGCCGGAGCCCATGGCGATCAGACCTTCTTCAGGTTCGACCACGTCGCCGTTGCCGGTGATGATCAGAGAGGCGTCTTTGTTCGCGACCGCGAGCATGGCTTCGAGGCGGCTGAGGGAGCGGTCAGTGCGCCATTCTTTGGCGAGTTCGACAGCGGCGCGAACCAGGTGGCCTTGATGTTTCTCAAGCTGGCCCTCAAAACGCTCGAAGAGGGTGAAGGCGTCAGCGGTGGCCCCGGCAAAACCGGCGATCACTTGGCCGTGGTACAGGCGGCGAACTTTCTTCGCGTTGCCTTTCATCACGGTATTGCCGAGAGAAACCTGGCCGTCGCCGCCCATGACGACTTTGCCGTGGCGGCGAACTGAAACGATGGTGGTCAAGTGAGAGTCTCCACGCAGCGGGGCGAAAATGCCTTATGCCAACTCATATGGGGGTGGTGGAGCGTATTTCAACTGTAGGACGCGGCGGGGGACGAGCGGTGCGCGTATTGATCGTTCCCACGCAGAGCATGGGAACGATCAGTGGAGGGTCAGCGGCTTTGGCGTTGTTGTAACAACAGGTTGCTGAACCCGCTGCCGGCCAGTTGTTTCTGGGCGGTGGTCAGTTGCTCGCGGTTGCTGAACGGTCCGACCAATACCCGATACCAGGTTTCGTCTTTCACGGTGCCGGATTCAACCGCCACAGCCTGACCGAGCAGGATGATCTGCGCCCGAACCTTGTCCGCATCAGCCTCCTTGCGGAACGAGCCGGCCTGCAGGAAGAACTTGGTCACTGGCGCCGCTTTGGACACCGGTGGCGCTGGCGGCGGGGTAATCCCGGCCAGTGCCGCCTGAGCCCGCGCGGTATCGATCTTCGCTGCTTGCT
It encodes:
- the hslU gene encoding ATP-dependent protease ATPase subunit HslU; protein product: MSMTPREIVHELNRHIIGQDDAKRAVAIALRNRWRRMQLPEELRVEVTPKNILMIGPTGVGKTEIARRLAKLANAPFIKVEATKFTEVGYVGRDVESIIRDLADAAIKLLREQEMTKVRHRAEDAAEERILDALLPPARMGFSNEDAAPSADSNTRQLFRKRLREGQLDDKEIEIEVAEMAGVDISAPPGMEEMTNQLQSLFANMGKGKKKSRKIKVKEALKLVRDEEAGRLVNEEELKAKALEAVEQHGIVFIDEIDKVAKRGNTGGVDVSREGVQRDLLPLIEGCTVNTKLGMVKTDHILFIASGAFHLSKPSDLVPELQGRLPIRVELKALTPEDFERILSEPHASLTEQYCALLKTEGLVIEFQPDGIKRIAEIAWQVNEKTENIGARRLHTLLERLLEEVSFSAGDLASAHDDKAIVIDADYVNSHLGELAQNEDLSRYIL
- the hslV gene encoding ATP-dependent protease subunit HslV, with the translated sequence MTTIVSVRRHGKVVMGGDGQVSLGNTVMKGNAKKVRRLYHGQVIAGFAGATADAFTLFERFEGQLEKHQGHLVRAAVELAKEWRTDRSLSRLEAMLAVANKDASLIITGNGDVVEPEEGLIAMGSGGGFAQAAASALLKKTDLSAREIVETALGIAGDICVFTNHTFTIEEQDLAE